In one Inquilinus sp. Marseille-Q2685 genomic region, the following are encoded:
- a CDS encoding ABC transporter permease — MTRISTWTSDRPWLWSWAGAALLWLAVVAVAAGEGAGQVLTAALSFGVFFVVVAIGQMFVIAMGPGNIDLSIPSNIALSGSVAMIVMAGQDGMILPGLAAALATGLAVGIANWALIRGFAMPPIIATLSSSLVFQSVAIAYGRGLRIAPPDGFAAFTTAQVLGVPVMAVAGFALAAVMAVVLQRTIYGRSVLAVGQNPRAAHLAGVKVERTRFLTYALSGGFAGLAGALMAGYFGGASLDMGKDYLLNSIAVVVIGGTSVAGGRANLPGLWGASLFLFLLVTMLNALGTGTGLRLVLTGLIIIAVIVAAGGEKTR; from the coding sequence ATGACCCGGATCTCCACCTGGACGTCCGACCGGCCCTGGCTGTGGTCCTGGGCCGGGGCGGCGCTGCTGTGGCTGGCCGTCGTCGCCGTCGCGGCGGGCGAGGGCGCGGGGCAGGTGCTGACCGCCGCGCTCAGCTTCGGCGTGTTCTTCGTCGTCGTCGCCATCGGCCAGATGTTCGTGATCGCGATGGGGCCCGGGAACATCGACCTGTCGATCCCGTCCAACATCGCCCTGTCGGGCTCGGTCGCCATGATCGTCATGGCCGGACAGGATGGCATGATCCTGCCGGGGCTGGCGGCGGCGCTGGCGACGGGACTCGCGGTCGGCATCGCCAACTGGGCGCTGATCCGCGGCTTCGCCATGCCGCCGATCATTGCCACCCTGTCCTCCAGCCTGGTGTTCCAGTCGGTCGCCATCGCCTATGGCCGCGGCCTGCGCATCGCGCCGCCCGACGGTTTCGCCGCCTTCACCACGGCGCAGGTTCTGGGCGTGCCGGTGATGGCGGTGGCCGGCTTCGCCCTGGCCGCGGTGATGGCGGTGGTGCTGCAGCGCACGATCTACGGAAGGTCGGTGCTGGCGGTGGGGCAGAACCCGCGCGCCGCCCATCTGGCCGGGGTGAAGGTCGAGCGCACGCGCTTCCTGACCTACGCCCTGTCCGGCGGCTTCGCCGGGCTGGCCGGGGCGCTGATGGCCGGGTATTTCGGCGGCGCCTCGCTCGACATGGGCAAGGACTACCTGCTGAACTCGATCGCCGTGGTGGTGATCGGCGGCACCAGCGTCGCCGGCGGCCGGGCCAATCTGCCCGGGCTGTGGGGCGCGTCGCTGTTCCTGTTCCTGCTGGTGACGATGCTGAACGCGCTCGGCACCGGAACCGGGTTGCGGCTGGTGCTGACCGGCCTGATCATCATCGCCGTGATCGTCGCGGCGGGCGGCGAGAAGACGCGCTGA
- a CDS encoding class I SAM-dependent methyltransferase — MPSSFTVKHAAGYEQLMGRWSRKLAPLLIEFAGLEDGERVLDVGCGTGSLTFALPRAAAVREVVGIDYSPVFVEEATRRNKDPRIGIRQADACALPFPDGGFDRALSLLVLHFVPDAAKAVSEMRRVVRPGGVVAAAVWDHLGGLPSMRMTWDTLAAQSSAAREARSRYLFQPMMRPGEMRQCFIGQGLLDVQETSLAIRMDYRSFDDYWEPIAAGEGPLGKFVSALGQADRAEADAAVRAAYEGGQPDGPRSFVAVAWACRGVCPTS; from the coding sequence ATGCCATCGAGCTTCACCGTCAAGCACGCGGCTGGCTACGAGCAGCTCATGGGGCGCTGGAGCCGGAAGCTCGCGCCCCTTCTCATCGAATTCGCGGGCCTGGAGGACGGCGAGCGGGTTCTCGACGTCGGCTGCGGGACGGGCAGCCTGACTTTTGCGCTTCCGCGGGCGGCGGCGGTGCGGGAGGTCGTCGGGATCGACTACTCGCCCGTCTTCGTTGAGGAAGCGACACGCCGCAACAAGGATCCGCGGATCGGCATCCGGCAGGCGGACGCTTGCGCCCTTCCCTTCCCGGACGGCGGCTTCGACCGCGCGCTGTCGCTGCTCGTCCTGCACTTCGTCCCCGACGCGGCGAAGGCGGTCTCGGAGATGCGCCGCGTGGTCCGGCCGGGCGGCGTCGTGGCCGCGGCGGTCTGGGACCATCTCGGAGGGTTGCCGTCGATGCGGATGACGTGGGACACCCTCGCCGCGCAAAGCAGTGCCGCCCGTGAGGCACGCAGCCGATACCTGTTCCAGCCGATGATGCGGCCCGGTGAAATGAGGCAGTGCTTCATCGGGCAGGGGCTGCTGGACGTGCAGGAGACGTCGCTGGCGATCCGCATGGATTATCGGTCGTTCGACGATTATTGGGAACCGATCGCCGCGGGTGAAGGCCCCCTGGGCAAGTTCGTTTCCGCGCTGGGCCAGGCCGACCGCGCCGAGGCCGATGCCGCGGTCAGAGCCGCCTATGAGGGCGGCCAGCCCGACGGCCCCCGGTCCTTCGTCGCGGTCGCGTGGGCCTGCCGCGGTGTCTGCCCGACCTCCTGA
- a CDS encoding Gfo/Idh/MocA family protein, with protein MATHKIAVIGLGKITQDQHLPVIDKSGAFELAAVVSTRGLSHGGVPSYRTPAELYAARPDIGIVAVNTPPEVRHALAREALLAGKDVLLEKPPAATLTELADLEATAAARGRVLFATWHSRFNPAVEAARDLLAAGGVRSVRIEWREDVRKWHPGQDWVWAPGGFGVFDPGINALSIFTRILPFVPFVRSAELTYPANRQTPIAAQLVFGSTDPGAPALTADFDWREQGDEKWHMTLETADGRSARLFKGGAALSVGGTVAAEAPSEEYERIYAHFAELLATRRSDVDGSPLRLVADAMLVGKRVSTDPFEW; from the coding sequence TTGGCCACCCACAAGATCGCCGTCATCGGCCTCGGCAAGATCACGCAGGACCAGCACCTGCCGGTGATCGACAAGAGCGGCGCCTTCGAGCTGGCGGCCGTGGTCAGCACCCGCGGCCTCAGCCATGGCGGGGTGCCGAGCTATCGCACCCCGGCCGAGCTCTACGCCGCCCGGCCGGATATCGGCATCGTCGCGGTCAACACCCCGCCGGAGGTGCGCCACGCCCTGGCCCGCGAGGCGCTCCTGGCCGGCAAGGACGTGCTGCTGGAGAAGCCGCCGGCGGCGACGCTGACCGAGCTGGCGGACCTCGAGGCGACGGCCGCGGCACGGGGCCGGGTGCTGTTCGCCACCTGGCATTCGCGCTTCAACCCGGCGGTGGAGGCGGCGCGCGACCTGCTGGCCGCGGGCGGCGTGCGCTCGGTCCGGATCGAGTGGCGCGAGGATGTCCGGAAATGGCATCCGGGGCAGGACTGGGTGTGGGCGCCGGGCGGCTTCGGCGTGTTCGACCCCGGCATCAACGCGCTGTCGATCTTCACCCGCATCCTGCCGTTCGTGCCCTTCGTCCGCAGCGCCGAGCTGACCTATCCGGCCAACCGGCAGACGCCGATCGCGGCCCAGCTCGTCTTCGGCAGCACCGATCCCGGGGCGCCGGCCCTCACCGCCGATTTCGACTGGCGCGAGCAGGGCGACGAGAAGTGGCACATGACGCTCGAGACGGCCGACGGCCGTTCGGCACGCCTGTTCAAGGGCGGCGCCGCCCTGTCGGTCGGCGGCACGGTCGCGGCCGAGGCGCCGAGCGAGGAGTACGAGCGGATCTACGCGCATTTCGCCGAACTGCTCGCCACCCGCCGCAGCGATGTCGACGGCTCGCCGCTGCGGCTGGTCGCCGATGCGATGCTGGTGGGCAAGCGGGTGAGCACCGATCCGTTCGAGTGGTGA
- a CDS encoding helix-turn-helix domain-containing protein has translation MDPLIHGRPYEETGQGPVFRPCAPHSVLARLGDKWTILVMSHLAVTPGHRLRFSSLKAGIEGITQRMLTLTLRNLERDGLLVRHYFPEVPPRVEYELTEMGASMLPALEGFTSWIRDNWPRIEQCRHAYDEARR, from the coding sequence TTGGACCCGTTGATTCACGGACGACCCTACGAGGAAACCGGCCAGGGCCCCGTGTTCAGGCCCTGCGCCCCCCACAGCGTCCTCGCTCGCCTTGGCGACAAATGGACCATCCTCGTCATGAGCCATCTCGCGGTGACGCCCGGGCATCGACTCCGCTTCTCGAGTCTCAAGGCCGGTATCGAGGGAATTACTCAGCGCATGCTCACGCTCACGCTGCGCAATCTGGAACGTGACGGCCTTCTGGTGCGTCACTACTTCCCGGAAGTGCCGCCGCGCGTCGAGTACGAGCTGACAGAAATGGGCGCGAGCATGCTGCCTGCGCTTGAGGGCTTCACGTCCTGGATCAGGGACAACTGGCCCCGTATCGAGCAATGCCGCCATGCCTATGACGAGGCCCGGCGTTGA
- a CDS encoding TonB-dependent hemoglobin/transferrin/lactoferrin family receptor: protein MVGRVRGALRLGVALGAFGLGGGAVLAQSAPDAGPSAGTVQPAPAGAPLQLEPIPVAGAAAEDQPAWTDSTDREELDQRFVRSWTDLGRRVDAGVTFNRANDSINIRGLDGDRVLTTIDGIRLPYLNDGARDVRGGLRSFDFDSLSRVEVIRGADSSRYGSGALGGVLALRTFDPEDLLLDGRDYGGLAKFGYQGDDDSVGGSAAVAGRIGSDTTLMLQGGFRIGHEFDNRGNVGGYGADRTKPNPDDYDQQNILVKLAHHFEGGHRLSFTGEYFRRQDNIDIRTDQGPGESYLIGHDDGIERSERKRASIDYDYTAPKSGGLLDRAHLTLYWLQTERLDGNDGLRSVDSRAGIIPGDPFQYGYPSGRYERRNRIEQTLWGLNGEAEKSVDLAGLPNRLTLGGEYYHIGVEQHSGGYDNCPTTTRPAIFGPRLCDFLHSNQADMPEVQGNTVGLYAEDEIAMFGGKVKITPGLRFDWYELNPQETAAYRDNPNAGDLPSSSSDSALSPKVMVSWQALEEVTFYAQWAKGFKAPTADQLYLDYGGPGTYLRLGNPDLKPETSSGYEIGARLGDDDLGGSITWFDNWYRNFIDAVDVDPESVGVPSGSYPLGVTAYQNRARVRIYGIEAAAHWRFGDGWRSWASLAWAVGRDEGADVYLNSVPPLRAIVGLGYDAASWGADASVTMATKRDKVEEDTQFKAPGYAIVDVTGWWEPERLNGVRIQAGVFNLFDRKYYDALNVPDDPTQPLRYYTEPGRSVRLNLTYRF, encoded by the coding sequence ATGGTCGGAAGGGTTCGCGGCGCGCTGCGCCTGGGCGTGGCGCTGGGCGCATTCGGTCTGGGCGGCGGGGCCGTCCTCGCGCAATCGGCGCCGGACGCCGGGCCGTCGGCCGGGACGGTCCAGCCGGCGCCGGCCGGGGCGCCGCTGCAGCTGGAGCCGATCCCGGTCGCCGGCGCCGCGGCCGAGGACCAGCCGGCCTGGACCGACAGCACCGACCGGGAGGAGCTGGACCAGCGCTTCGTGCGCAGCTGGACCGATCTCGGCCGCCGCGTCGACGCCGGCGTGACCTTCAACCGCGCCAATGACAGCATCAACATCCGCGGCCTGGATGGTGACCGGGTGCTGACCACGATCGACGGCATCCGGCTGCCCTATCTGAACGACGGCGCCCGCGACGTGCGCGGCGGGCTGCGCAGCTTCGACTTCGACTCGCTGTCCAGGGTCGAGGTCATCCGCGGCGCCGATTCCAGCCGCTACGGCTCGGGCGCGCTCGGCGGCGTGCTGGCGCTCCGGACCTTCGATCCGGAGGACCTGCTGCTCGATGGCCGCGACTATGGCGGCCTCGCCAAGTTCGGATATCAGGGCGACGACGACAGCGTCGGCGGCAGCGCCGCCGTCGCCGGCCGCATCGGCAGCGACACCACTCTGATGCTGCAGGGCGGCTTCCGCATCGGCCATGAATTCGACAATCGCGGCAATGTCGGGGGCTATGGCGCCGACCGCACCAAGCCGAACCCGGACGACTACGACCAGCAGAACATCCTGGTGAAGCTGGCGCATCATTTCGAAGGCGGCCACAGGCTCAGCTTCACCGGCGAGTATTTCCGTCGCCAGGACAACATCGACATCAGGACCGACCAGGGGCCCGGCGAGAGCTATCTGATCGGCCATGACGACGGCATCGAGCGCAGCGAGCGCAAGCGGGCCTCGATCGACTACGACTACACGGCGCCGAAATCGGGCGGGCTGCTCGACCGGGCGCATCTGACGCTGTACTGGCTGCAGACCGAGCGGCTGGACGGCAATGACGGGCTGCGCAGCGTCGATTCCCGCGCCGGCATCATTCCGGGCGACCCGTTCCAATACGGCTATCCCAGCGGCCGCTACGAGCGCCGGAACCGGATCGAGCAGACGCTGTGGGGCCTGAACGGCGAGGCCGAGAAGTCGGTCGACCTGGCCGGCCTGCCGAACCGGCTGACCCTCGGCGGCGAGTACTACCACATCGGGGTCGAGCAGCATTCCGGCGGCTATGACAACTGCCCGACGACGACCCGACCGGCGATCTTCGGCCCGCGGCTGTGCGACTTCCTGCACAGCAACCAGGCCGACATGCCGGAGGTGCAGGGCAACACCGTCGGCCTCTACGCCGAGGACGAGATCGCCATGTTCGGCGGCAAGGTGAAGATCACCCCCGGCCTGCGTTTCGACTGGTACGAGCTGAACCCGCAGGAGACCGCGGCCTATCGCGATAATCCGAATGCCGGCGACCTGCCGTCATCGTCGTCCGACAGCGCGCTGTCGCCGAAGGTGATGGTGTCCTGGCAGGCGCTGGAGGAGGTGACCTTCTATGCCCAGTGGGCGAAGGGCTTCAAGGCGCCGACCGCCGACCAGCTCTATCTCGACTACGGCGGCCCCGGCACCTATCTCCGGCTCGGCAACCCGGACCTGAAGCCGGAGACCAGCAGCGGCTACGAGATCGGCGCGCGGCTCGGCGACGACGATCTCGGCGGCTCGATCACCTGGTTCGACAACTGGTACCGCAACTTCATCGACGCGGTCGACGTCGACCCCGAAAGCGTCGGAGTGCCGTCCGGCAGCTACCCGCTCGGCGTCACCGCCTATCAGAACCGGGCGCGGGTGCGGATCTACGGCATCGAGGCGGCGGCGCATTGGCGCTTCGGCGACGGCTGGCGCAGCTGGGCGTCGCTGGCCTGGGCGGTGGGCCGCGACGAGGGGGCGGACGTCTATCTGAACTCCGTGCCGCCGCTGCGCGCCATCGTCGGCCTCGGCTACGACGCCGCCAGCTGGGGCGCGGACGCCTCGGTGACCATGGCGACGAAGCGCGACAAGGTCGAGGAGGACACCCAGTTCAAGGCGCCGGGCTACGCCATCGTCGACGTGACCGGCTGGTGGGAGCCGGAGCGGCTGAACGGCGTGCGCATCCAGGCCGGCGTGTTCAACCTGTTCGACCGGAAATACTACGACGCGCTGAACGTGCCGGACGACCCGACGCAGCCGCTGCGCTATTACACCGAGCCGGGCCGCAGCGTGCGGCTGAACCTGACCTACCGGTTCTGA
- a CDS encoding phosphocholine-specific phospholipase C encodes MTSESRRDFLKMAGAAAGGAAALSMFPPVIRQALAIPAHNATRSIKDVEHVVILMQENRSFDNYFGTFPGVRGFGDRFTIPLPNGRSVFQQWNGNRVVMPYHLDERRGNAQRVTGTPHSWNDAQDAWANGQMNQWPLFKQNQSMGYYMEEEVPFQFALANAFTLCDAYHCSLHGGTNPNRLYHWTGTNGATGAGVAAVVNEWDDFGPSSLGYTWTTYPERLQKAGVSWKVYQNIPENFGDNPLVGFKQYRRASEAVGNGPTGAPYVPWTQAQDQAQPLYKGVGNTMPQSALTTPSSNRLVEFRADIQAGRLPQVSWVVAPATYSEHPGPSSPVQGAWYIQEVLSALIADPDLWSRTVLIVNFDENDGFFDHVPPPAVHSLNPDGSPAGASTLSDQAIAFERFNYPVPPGTTGQPKPDGRVFGPGPRVPCYIVSPWSRGGWVCSETFDHTSVLRFLERRFEVQEPNIPPYRRAVCGDLTSAFNFLNPNSERPPRLPTQTKAQADALRAQQETLPQVPVPSETTQAAPRQARGVRPSRALPYELAVDAETGDNRVRLNFANTGRAGAVFHVYDRLHLDRVPRRYSVEAGKELDGEWSTSPDYGKYDLWVLGPNGFHRHFTGTVVAGGRKPVPEIAVSYDKRACGLIVKLTNRGNAPCVFTLKANAYKLFDLPWRQLVPPRGQSTAYLPLLLSGKWYDFTARVEGDALFTRRFAGRMEDGLPSVSDPAMGDVGQA; translated from the coding sequence ATGACATCCGAAAGCAGGCGCGACTTCCTGAAGATGGCCGGTGCCGCGGCCGGCGGCGCCGCCGCGCTGTCGATGTTCCCGCCGGTGATCCGCCAGGCGCTCGCCATCCCGGCGCACAACGCCACCCGCTCGATCAAGGATGTCGAGCATGTGGTGATCCTGATGCAGGAGAACCGGTCCTTCGACAACTACTTCGGGACCTTCCCGGGCGTCCGCGGCTTCGGCGACCGTTTCACCATCCCGCTGCCGAACGGGCGCAGCGTGTTCCAGCAGTGGAACGGCAACCGGGTGGTGATGCCGTATCACCTGGACGAGCGGCGCGGCAACGCCCAGCGCGTGACCGGCACGCCGCACAGCTGGAACGACGCGCAGGACGCCTGGGCGAACGGCCAGATGAACCAGTGGCCGCTGTTCAAGCAGAACCAGTCGATGGGCTACTACATGGAAGAGGAGGTCCCCTTCCAGTTCGCCCTCGCCAACGCCTTCACCCTCTGCGACGCCTATCACTGCTCGCTGCACGGCGGCACCAACCCGAACCGGCTGTACCACTGGACCGGCACCAACGGCGCGACCGGCGCCGGCGTCGCCGCCGTGGTCAACGAGTGGGACGATTTCGGCCCGTCCAGCCTGGGCTATACCTGGACGACCTATCCCGAGCGGCTGCAGAAGGCTGGGGTCAGCTGGAAGGTCTACCAGAACATCCCGGAGAATTTCGGCGACAACCCGCTGGTCGGCTTCAAGCAGTACCGCCGCGCCAGCGAGGCGGTCGGCAACGGCCCGACCGGCGCGCCCTACGTCCCCTGGACGCAGGCGCAGGACCAGGCCCAGCCGCTGTACAAGGGCGTCGGCAACACCATGCCGCAGAGCGCCCTGACCACCCCGTCCAGCAACCGGCTGGTCGAGTTCCGGGCCGACATCCAGGCCGGCAGGCTGCCGCAGGTTTCCTGGGTGGTGGCGCCGGCGACGTATTCCGAGCATCCCGGCCCGTCCAGCCCGGTGCAGGGCGCCTGGTACATCCAGGAGGTGCTGTCGGCGCTGATCGCCGACCCGGATCTGTGGAGCCGCACCGTCCTGATCGTCAATTTCGACGAGAATGACGGCTTCTTCGACCATGTGCCGCCGCCGGCGGTGCATTCGCTGAACCCCGACGGCAGTCCGGCCGGCGCGTCGACCCTGTCGGACCAGGCGATCGCCTTCGAGCGCTTCAACTACCCGGTGCCGCCCGGCACCACCGGCCAGCCGAAGCCGGACGGGCGTGTCTTCGGCCCGGGCCCGCGCGTGCCCTGCTACATCGTCTCGCCCTGGAGCCGCGGCGGCTGGGTCTGCTCCGAGACCTTCGACCACACCTCGGTGCTGCGCTTCCTGGAACGCCGCTTCGAGGTGCAGGAGCCGAACATCCCGCCCTATCGCCGCGCCGTCTGCGGCGACCTGACCTCGGCCTTCAACTTCCTCAACCCGAACTCCGAGCGGCCGCCGCGGCTGCCGACCCAGACCAAGGCGCAGGCCGACGCCCTGCGCGCGCAGCAGGAGACGCTGCCGCAGGTGCCGGTGCCGTCGGAGACGACCCAGGCGGCGCCGCGACAGGCGCGCGGCGTCCGCCCGTCCCGCGCCCTGCCCTATGAGCTGGCCGTCGACGCCGAGACCGGGGACAACCGGGTGCGGCTGAACTTCGCCAACACCGGCAGGGCCGGCGCCGTGTTCCATGTCTATGACCGGCTGCATCTCGACCGGGTGCCGCGGCGCTATTCGGTCGAGGCCGGCAAGGAGCTGGACGGCGAGTGGAGCACGTCGCCCGACTACGGCAAGTACGATCTGTGGGTGCTGGGGCCGAACGGCTTCCACCGGCACTTCACCGGCACCGTCGTCGCCGGCGGCCGCAAGCCGGTGCCGGAGATCGCGGTCTCCTACGACAAGCGCGCCTGCGGCCTGATCGTCAAGCTGACCAACCGCGGCAACGCGCCTTGCGTGTTCACGCTGAAGGCCAACGCCTACAAGCTGTTCGACCTGCCGTGGCGCCAGCTGGTGCCGCCGCGCGGCCAGTCGACCGCCTATCTGCCGCTGCTGCTGTCGGGCAAGTGGTACGACTTCACCGCGCGGGTCGAAGGCGACGCCCTGTTCACCCGCCGCTTCGCCGGGCGCATGGAGGACGGCCTGCCCAGCGTCTCCGACCCCGCCATGGGCGATGTCGGCCAGGCCTGA
- a CDS encoding NmrA/HSCARG family protein, whose translation MSDHKQPILVFGATGQQGGSVASALLRAGWPVRALVRNPRSAKSIALNDAGVELVQGDFACAQSIREGMKGAHGVFSVQPSSGQGPDLGLTDEEELRYGIAIADLAVESAVQHLVYSSSGAVGDEPTGMGHFDTKARIEAHIRTLPIIATVIRPVAFMEMLLMPGFGLDQGQFNFFARRDQPMQLLAVEDIGKFVAAIFADSGHFGGATIEVASDTVTGRELEALFTEAAGRPITYARFSDEVLSANSFLAKLTELFDAGRLTGKANLDALREINPNLQSFRSWLNGTGREAFQKALGTAGAWDYGYA comes from the coding sequence ATGTCCGATCACAAGCAGCCGATCCTGGTGTTCGGCGCCACTGGTCAACAGGGCGGATCGGTCGCTTCCGCGCTTCTCAGGGCGGGCTGGCCGGTTCGTGCTTTGGTGCGCAATCCCCGGTCAGCGAAATCGATCGCGCTGAACGACGCCGGTGTCGAACTGGTGCAGGGCGATTTTGCCTGTGCCCAATCGATTCGGGAGGGAATGAAGGGCGCCCACGGCGTCTTCAGCGTGCAACCAAGCTCGGGCCAGGGGCCCGATCTCGGGCTGACCGACGAAGAAGAGTTGCGCTACGGAATCGCAATTGCCGATCTCGCCGTCGAGAGCGCCGTCCAGCACCTCGTCTACAGCTCCTCCGGGGCCGTCGGCGACGAACCGACCGGCATGGGGCATTTCGATACGAAGGCCCGCATCGAGGCCCATATCCGCACGCTGCCGATCATCGCGACCGTGATCCGGCCGGTGGCTTTCATGGAGATGCTGCTGATGCCTGGCTTCGGCCTGGACCAGGGCCAGTTCAATTTCTTCGCCAGGAGAGACCAGCCGATGCAGCTTCTGGCGGTCGAGGATATCGGCAAATTCGTCGCGGCGATCTTCGCCGACTCTGGGCACTTCGGCGGCGCGACGATCGAGGTCGCAAGCGATACCGTTACAGGTCGAGAGCTGGAGGCCTTGTTTACCGAGGCCGCGGGTCGTCCCATAACCTATGCGCGCTTTTCCGACGAGGTCCTGTCAGCCAATTCCTTCCTCGCGAAACTGACCGAACTGTTCGATGCGGGACGCCTTACGGGGAAAGCGAACCTCGATGCCCTGCGGGAGATCAACCCGAATCTGCAGTCTTTCCGTTCCTGGCTCAACGGCACAGGTCGCGAGGCCTTTCAAAAGGCTCTCGGAACGGCGGGTGCGTGGGATTACGGGTACGCGTGA
- a CDS encoding ABC transporter permease gives MTDLALPRPRQSWTAPLTRASTWRALLPFLSLVAILVPIFLINPRTMSYLGLNLMLGLAIPIMFATLAQMCMLTVNDLDLGIGAYVGFVTCVAATWLVDAPLLGIAVLAGGVLAYAAAGALIHWRNVPSLVVTLGMSFVWLGLAILVLPSPGGASPAWLRAAMSWKPPFVPLPILVAVALAALVHLFLMRSALGSVLRGAGGNPKAIARAGWSLLKIRVGLYALAGVFGLLSGLSLLGLSTSGDANIAQRYTLLSIAGAILGGCDFVGGRVSPVGAVTGALVLTLAGSLLTFMRISPDWQIGAQGAILIIVLALRALTSRRRPR, from the coding sequence ATGACAGACCTCGCCTTGCCCCGCCCGCGGCAATCCTGGACCGCGCCGCTGACCCGCGCCTCGACCTGGCGGGCGCTGCTGCCCTTCCTCTCGCTGGTCGCGATCCTGGTGCCGATCTTCCTGATCAACCCGAGGACGATGAGCTATCTCGGGCTGAACCTGATGCTCGGCCTGGCGATCCCGATCATGTTCGCCACCCTGGCGCAGATGTGCATGCTGACGGTCAACGACCTCGACCTCGGCATCGGCGCCTATGTCGGCTTCGTCACCTGCGTCGCCGCCACCTGGCTGGTCGACGCGCCGCTGCTCGGCATCGCCGTGCTGGCCGGCGGCGTCCTGGCCTATGCCGCGGCCGGCGCGCTGATCCACTGGCGCAACGTGCCGTCGCTGGTGGTGACGCTGGGGATGAGCTTCGTCTGGCTCGGCCTCGCCATCCTGGTGCTGCCCTCGCCGGGCGGCGCCAGCCCGGCCTGGCTGCGCGCAGCGATGAGCTGGAAGCCGCCTTTCGTGCCGCTGCCGATCCTGGTCGCGGTCGCGTTGGCCGCGCTGGTGCACCTGTTCCTGATGCGCTCGGCCCTGGGCTCCGTGCTGCGCGGCGCCGGCGGCAACCCGAAGGCGATCGCCCGGGCCGGCTGGTCGCTGCTCAAGATCCGGGTCGGGCTCTATGCCCTGGCCGGGGTGTTCGGGCTGCTCTCCGGCCTGTCGCTGCTGGGCCTCTCCACCTCGGGCGACGCCAACATCGCCCAGCGCTACACGCTGCTGTCGATCGCGGGCGCGATCCTCGGTGGCTGCGACTTCGTCGGCGGCCGGGTGTCGCCGGTCGGGGCTGTGACCGGGGCGCTGGTGCTGACCCTCGCCGGGTCGCTGCTCACCTTCATGCGGATCTCGCCCGACTGGCAGATCGGCGCCCAGGGCGCGATCCTGATCATCGTCCTGGCCCTCAGGGCCCTGACCAGCCGGAGGCGGCCGCGATGA